The window AGAGTTCAAGTTATCTCTGAACCAAGGAAAATTAACCGAAAGGACAGTCCCTTCGAGCAGCAGAGCTTGTTCAGGCCTGGACTGCCACTGAGATATGATTTTTGATCAGGGCATTTTTGGAATGACCTGGCAAAGTCAACGTAgattgatgttgttgttgtttttttcagtgaGTCTGTGGTGTTCCCAGACACATCCGCGTCACCCACTCTCACTGTCACCACCACAAGGAATGACGTTGGCGAAGATGTCAGCCTTAGATGGGCACGAGCTCCGGCTTTGCTAGCCTGCTTTTGTGAATAGCTGCATTAACCTGTGTGGCCGCGTAGACAGGGAAGTCTTTGAGAGCACTGGATCATCGCATTTGGGTGTATCCACGATCTTATACACGTCAATATGGTTATATAATTAAATGCACGATGTCAGACAAGACCTCAGCGACACAGTGTTCCAAGACCTCAGCGACACAGTGTTCCGGTAGTCTTGATCCAGCCAACCATCCGGTTTTTGGccttaaaccccccccccccaccttttttttttattcccccACTAGCAGACAGAACTCAACTGTGTGACACTTACTAGATTTGTGGGAACATGTGTTTGTTTAGAACTATTTTAAGGCAGGAATCATTCAACTGACATGACCTATATAGATCGACCGCAAACGTGTTAAGTCGTAAACTGgaatatgtgtgtttgtatggtGTGTTTGTATGGTGTGTACATGGAACAATCACGAACAGGAATCTTAAGTACACAAGTATTTCTAGTTTGATTATAGCTGTTCATTAGACTTCTGTGTTCTACTTCCAATGCCTCTGTCTAGGATTGAACGCAAGTTGTCGTACTTTGGCGTGTTTCTCTTCATGGGCTGCTAAATAAATTCGCTAAGGTGTCCCCCCGATATAACTTTAAAGACAGACTTGGGCTCCATCTTGCTCTCACTGGCATACAGGAAAgaagctggcagcagatggatTCTAAAAGAGACAGTTGGGGAGCCCTCACGAAGgtcgcgggacacacatttaaggCCCATAAGAAAACCCTTGTAGAAGAAGACAAATAGAGAACTTAAGAGACCCACgtcggacaacggctttgtctgcatcagatgtgggaAACTAtggccacgtgaaatactgcactcatccttaatcttcggaatcgaagacattgtcatcattattaataatacaaactaaaatgttattactAGTCATCCACATACGACTGGACATGGATGGATTAAACGTTTGTCGTTCAAATCTGTCTGGTCGTAACAAGTTCCCAAAAAATACAATAAGCATTAGAACAGTCTCGTCTCACAATCTACTTATTTATTGTGATGGTTTATGTTTGAGTATCAGATTACAACGATGTCTTGATGTTGATTACATCGTTTTATAAGCCTTTCACTTTAGACATCTTCTGACTTCTCCAACAATGGACctcgtggttctctatctcttctatacaaattacgcaatacacacaggctgtcaattgacagttttttttcattgttttatcaatattatcacatggctaaatgttgtttgtttacgattggtgaatgaggtccatagcGTGATGTCGTGATACTACTTCAAAGAATAACCTCAAAACTAAAACCTTccttaaataaatacaaagctttaattctggaactaggaatcactgTAATACTATACACTTCAATAATAATgtacaatacaatttaatttcatttagtCGCAAATCTCCAAACTGAATATTCCAGTCTTTGAAATACTCCCTCTTGAGATATGGGGCCATTTCTAATCAACATAAGGCATTCCTttgctttttcttcaaaacaactTTGGTAGGCCCCCAGGCAAGTAGGGCCCTAAGCTATAGATTACCTTTAGGTAAATTCTATTTAGTTAGATGCCATTCTACACAAAAGTATAAGTCCTACAGTTTTTGCTAGTGTGTTAAAAATAAACCCATCGCCTTTTGTGTCCTAATACTGAGAGATAAGCTTCTTTCATGGAATCCTGTTCCTGCGAaggtgtgacaaaatatgtaggtcacagatgggtcTTCGTATCCACGTGAAATGCATCAGATTATTATTATCGCTATCTTCGTTGAGTGTTTAATTTAACGTATTGTCGTAAATGTTATCTCATACTATCGTCTCTATTTACGATGGGAGGGCTGGCCGTGGGGCCACACAACTTGATGGGAGGGCTGGCCGTGGGGCCACACAACTTGATGGGAGGGCTGGCCGTGGGGCCACACAACTTGATGGGAGGGCTGGCCGTGGGGCCACACAACTTGATGGAGAGGGCTGGCCGTGGGGCCACACAACTTGATGGAGAGGGCTGGCCGTGAGGCCACACAACTTGATGGAGAGGGCTGGCCGTGGGGCCACACAACTTGATGGGAGGGCTGGCCGTGGGGCCACACAACTTGATGGGAGGGCTGGCCGTGGGGCCACACAACTTGATGGAGAGGGCTGGCCGTGAGGCCACACAACTTGATGGAGAGGGCTGGCCGTGGGGCCACACAACTTGATGGGAGGGCTGGCCGTGGGGCCACACAACTTGATGGGAGGGCTGGCCGTGGGGCCACACAACTTGATGGAGAGGGCTGGCCGTGAGGCCACACAACTTGATGGAGAGGGCTGGCCGTGGGGCCACACAACTTGATGGGAGGGCTGGCCGTGGGGCCACACAACTTGATGGAGAGGGCTGGCCGTGGGGCCACACAACTTGATGGAGAGGGCTGGCCGTGGGGCCACACAACTTGATGGGAGGGCTGGCCGTGGGGCCACACAACTTGATGGAGAGGGCTGGCCGTGGGGCCACACAACTTGATGGAGAGGGCTGGCCGTGGGGCCACACAACTTGATGGAGAGGGCTGGCCGTGGGGCCACACAACTTGATGGGAGGGCTGGCCGTGGGGCCACACAACTTGATGGGAGGGCTGGCCGTGGGGCCACACAACTTGATGGAGAGGGCTGGCCGTGGGGCCACACAACTTGATGGAGAGGGCTGGCCGTGGGGCCACACAACTTGATGGAGAGGGCTGGCCGTGGGGCCACACAACTTGATGGGAGGGCTGGCCGTGGGGCCACACAACTTGATGGGAGGGCTGGCCGTGGGGCCACACAACTTGATGGACATATCATTAAGAAATGTTTGCTAAGAAACACTATGCTTCGATTctgaaactttaaaacaaaaagtatttataaaagttttaaaattgattgGATGGCACTTGtataaggagggggggggatgcaATAAAGAGTTCCAACTATTTCCCTTCTTTTAACTCCCCCCACTTCATAAATCACTGGAGAGTGGCcatgtctccccccccccccccgccctcccCGCCCTTATTAGATCCGATCAATCACTGCACACTTTCTCAGGGGTAGAGACTAAAGATAAAATGAGCCGACAATTAGCCTTTTGCCGAATAGATATAAAGAAAGTAGAACAGCGGAGAACAAAGAGAGTTACCTCACGTTCATGTCTATTCCGAGGAGGATAATAATTCTGTCTATTCTGAGGATAACAAGAAGTCTAGTCCGAGTCTGTCTCCGGATTAGGTCAACATTTATAGAGCAAGACGCCGGCACCGCACACATCGCTGTGTGAACACACATACTCCTGAACAGGGCGCCACTGTATTGAACAGCCCCCCTCCCCAAATATACATAGTCTTACAGGTCCAGCTTTAGGGTCCCCTTTGCTTCCCTAGTTAATGTCGGCGACCAGTGCTAAGAGGTGCTGTACACCATTCCGTCGATGTGAGTGAGTCGTGTCTTGATTCACTTCATCTGAGTAGGCCTTATGTGCGCGCAGTCACAAAGATAACTCTGTTGGTCAATATCAATATATTTCACCGACACTGGTTCAACATATAGGTTATAACGGGACATTGAAATCAGAGGCGGTGTTGTGAGTGCACATAATTTAGTGGTGAGGGGGTGGCCAAAGAATGGTGAAATCcagtaaaaaattataatgtaaaatataggaaaaaaaaaaaggggggggggggagggcagaAACGAGAGTACATGTTTGTTTCTTCGCCCCTGGGAcacctatgaaaaaaaaattttctatgAAGCAAGACGAAGaacttaaaaaaattgattattaaTACTCGCAAGTTGCTTGTTCATGATGACCTTCAGTTTGAAGATTTTCATAAAATGGAGGTCAATCTATAAATagttttttggtgtatccggtgtatagaaatatttcattttaggaggcgtggtcgagaggctaagtacgctttaaagggggctcgaggttcgacactcgaCTCGAGCAGAGGTGTGTTTACTGAactcctaaaggcagcacggaaaaccttctcccagataccccctcccccacccactagtccacaaatgagattggatcatagcgctatgagcatgctataagcattttaaagtcttttttttttttcacaaactcAAATCAAACTGTACACAAAGAGGGAACTACTAGATGTACTTTAGTACGAAAATATTAAATTGTCTGTTTCTAGTTGTGTTACTATTATTAGAAACTGCGTGTAAGGTATTCAAATAGATGTAAATTGAAATTAATCAATACGGGCTTATGTTAATAATTTCAAATCCTCCTGAAATATATTCCACACTTCAAAAAGgcgcatagatctagatctggtccATCTAGATATTTATTCACTAGGAGCttaaacttaaagaaaaaaaaaacaggttggattttattttaaaatccttttgttttactacactaaacaaaaaaaaaacaacttccttATACctggatttaaaacaaaaagaaaaaataaataaagaactgGTTGTCTGCTCCTGAATGAGCAGACGGTAAAGGCATTGAAAGAAATCGCTCACCCGTTCACTCAGGATTTCCTGCTCTGGCAAGCAGTCCCAGTTCAGTATAATCCCAGATTCAGAGaaataaacataacacacttgTCCCTGCAGTAGCTGGCAAATCTCCTGCGTCTTGTCGGCTACTAATATTGGTAAGGTATAAGTTTCACTCAGCAAGCGGCAGTACCCTCGCAGGCTAATTTCGTCCGCGGAGTGATATGACTAAATCCGCAAGTCGAGAAAGCAGATGGaccacttctttttttttttctcttcgatacacgagagagagagggacgattttctttttcctccCGTTCAGTTCTAGAGTGACGGGTTTGATTTTACGAAGAATAACTGTATCGTTGACTTGTGTTATTGCCCTTTAGAATGTAAGAgaaaaaaggaagggggggggtatctCGACGTGGCCTCGCGAAGGATTTGACAGTAGGCGCGGCGAGAAGAAAAAAAGGCGGGTGCGAGAGTTTGTCACGTGATCGTCTAGCGCCAATGAAAGCCGTGAGGGTTCTGCGATGACGTATTGATTGCCGCGATGTGGGAGGAGTCATCCCCGGGGTGTGGGCGGGCCCCCACGTCTGCTGCTGATGACGCGTGATGTTTGAGCCGAGGTGGAAAGATGGGTGGAAGTTCATTTGGGCCTGTCTATAATGTGACAGTGGAGCGTGTCACACTTGACATCTGTCACTTGGCAGCATGGGAGGAGAAGAAAAactgagtgagagagagacaagagagagagactagagagagagagagactagagagaaagagagtgttAGTGGAAGTTCAGAAAGAGTTTGATCTCCAATACCAATGAGATGCTGCTCACGAAGACGTATTCATTCTAAGTTTGAATTTTCCAAAGAAGCTAGAACGTTCTAGATCTATCGTAAACAATCAACTTAGAAACTATTGGATGAAACTTTCCTGTATTATATTTGTTAAACCGGCGAGATGCCTTTATGAACGTGATTGATGTATGGTCGAGTTGAACAGTTCAGTTCTAATCTAATCTTGATCCTCAATTCAACAAACGAAAATCTAGAAGAGAAGATCAAAAACATCACACAGGGAGTACCAAGAGTTTGGAAAAACATAAATCTCACCACAGTGACCAAAAGGAGGTCTACAAGTCACGTGTTTTGAGAAAGCTACTGAACGGCAGTGAATCAAGGACTACCTACACAAggcaagaaagaaaacaaactcattccacttgcgctgaTTCCGAAGAATCTTGACAATCCCATGGCAAGAGAGAGTATgccatactgagatccttgcgcgaaaGGGTGTTCCCAGCATCTTCACATTTCTTAGACAACGGCGCCTACCCTGGCTTGGTCAAGCTCGCCTGATGAAGGACAATCGTATCCTTTACGGGCAACTCTAGACTGGATCGAGAAAAACGGGTCGTCCCCACCTCCGTTCTGCGgatgtagtcaaactgaacatCAAAGAGTGaatattgatactgaccattgggatgACCTAACCCTAGACAGCAGTACGTGGAGAGGGAAAGGACGGCACAAAAAACATAGGCCTCAACTCTGGAAGAGAAGCAAAAACATatgcctcagctctggaagagaAGCAAAAACATATACCTCAGCTCTGAAGGAAAAGCAAAAACATAGGCCTCAGCTCTGGAGGAAAAGCAAAAACAtaggcctcagctctggaagagaAGCAAAAACATatgcctcagctctggaagagaAGCAAAAACATATGCCTCAGCTCTGGAAAAGAAGCAAAAACATatgcctcagctctggaagagaAGCAAAAACATATGCCTCAGCTCTGGAGGAAAAGCAAAAACATATGCCTCAGCTCTGGAGGAAAAGCAAAAACATAGGCCTCAGCTCTTGAGGAAAAGCAAAAACATAGACTAAAAGAAAAGCTCAGAAAGAAAAGCGTGtcatacgaaaaatggccaactcctctaccaccaaaagcgaaagccacattaacctgcgatatttgtggacgggagtgtctctccaaaatagggctccacagtcacatgatcaaatgttcgagatgaaccttagtcgttctacgactgaaggaggccaacaaagtcttgaaaaggtgtgggggggggtggggaTGGTGAGCTCGGGATGTCACAAAGGACTGTCAGTTTGATGGTCCTAAGTTTGAATCCTGACCAGCGCCCAGCAGGAGGTATCTCCTACGACGTGATAGTCATTCACTTCTGAAAGCACGAGCACAACTTGCCCTGGACTGACGTGTACACCTAACGTTCAGTCTACCAGTAGGTCAACGgtcaagtgaaaaaaaaaatggaaaagggGATTAATGGTGGTCAgcagttgtgctggccacaccaTCCTCAAACAACATTTGCTGAAGAATCGGATAAACACAAATTCACCAATCCTAACGTCAAAAGTtttcaatttctctctctctctctctct of the Biomphalaria glabrata chromosome 11, xgBioGlab47.1, whole genome shotgun sequence genome contains:
- the LOC129928963 gene encoding uncharacterized protein LOC129928963; the encoded protein is MSIKLCGPTASPPIKLCGPTASPPIKLCGPTASPLHQVVWPHGQPSPSSCVAPRPALSIKLCGPTASPPIKLCGPTASPPIKLCGPTASPLHQVVWPHGQPSPSSCVAPRPALSIKLCGPTASPPIKLCGPTASPLHQVVWPHGQPSPSSCVAPRPALPSSCVAPRPALSIKLCGLTASPLHQVVWPHGQPSHQVVWPHGQPSHQVVWPHGQPSPSSCVASRPALSIKLCGPTASPPIKLCGPTASPPIKLCGPTASPLHQVVWPHGQPSPSSCVAPRPALSIKLCGPTASPPIKLCGPTASPPIKLCGPTASPPIKLCGPTASPPIVNRDDSMR